One window of the Saccopteryx bilineata isolate mSacBil1 chromosome 2, mSacBil1_pri_phased_curated, whole genome shotgun sequence genome contains the following:
- the TTC24 gene encoding tetratricopeptide repeat protein 24, which yields MSSPSPEATPPEPEPSSSEKKKKKRKRQQQEASIQALTRAGHGALLAGQNDEALASFQRAFFLAFKAPQKRDSPILQACAFNLGAAYVETGDPARGLELLLRAQPKEESQGRCHGDQCFNVALAYQALGNLPQALTWYHRALGHYQPLGNQGQALAKMGACYQALGQPELAAHCLQEAGWVYAQTKQPRAAALALGAAAGCMLKSGQYGLGEVVQVLEESRRLAEMSTERGLLGQLFNDLGLGYSQLQLFPIAAEAFQQALPLCQGPGEEATVLRNLGMAHNALGNYQEARVFHQKAADLHGSVGQRWEQGRSFGSLAFALSQLGDHKAARDNYLHALQAAQDTGDMKGQWQACEGLGAAAARLGQHNQALKYYKEALARCQKEPDSVRERLVAKLADAMRTHLARGGLDLTHTLTSAPERPQATGEAYPMGTPARVGRGPSEAQHSNLSNLHPDQEAWHVPCLLHGLTVDLRERESPIEWGDMQLKSIPHCSAACRQRSFKQPRGTPSRNPQKRSTTSGFCMIM from the exons ATGTCTTCCCCCAGCCCTGAGGCTACCCCACCAGAGCCTGAGCCTTCAAgttctgagaagaaaaagaagaaaagaaagcgaCAACAGCAAGAGGCCAGCATTCAAGCCCTAACCAGGGCTGGCCACGGAGCCCTATTGGCCGGCCAGAATGATGAGGCCTTGGCCAGCTTCCAGAGGGCCTTCTTCCTGGCCTTCAAGGCCCCACAAAAAAGGGACAGCCCTATTCTCCAAGCCTGTGCCTTCAACCTGGGGGCTGCCTACGTGGAGACTGGGGACCCAGCCAGAGGCCTTGAGCTGCTCCTAAGAGCCCAACCTAAAGAGGAGTCACAGGGCCGGTGTCATGGTGACCAGTGTTTCAATGTGGCTTTGGCCTACCAAGCCCTGGGTAACCTGCCTCAAGCTTTGACCTGGTACCACAGGGCCCTGGGCCACTACCAGCCACTAGGTAACCAGGGGCAAGCCCTGGCAAAAATGGGAGCCTGCTACCAGGCTCTGGGACAGCCGGAGCTAGCAGCCCACTGCCTGCAGGAAGCAGGCTGGGTATATGCCCAAACAAAGCAGCCCCGGGCTGCAGCCCTGGCATTGGGGGCTGCGGCAGGGTGTATGCTGAAGAGCGGGCAGTATGGCCTGGGTGAAGTGGTGCAGGTGCTGGAGGAGAGCCGGAGGCTTGCTGAAATGAGTACTGAGCGGGGACTGCTGG GGCAACTCTTTAATGACCTAGGCCTGGGTTACTCCCAGCTCCAGCTGTTCCCGATAGCAGCAGAGGCCTTCCAGCAGGCCCTGCCCTTGTGCCAGGGGCCAGGAGAGGAGGCCACAGTGCTGAGAAACCTTGGGATGGCCCACAATGCCCTTGGCAACTATCAGGAAGCCCGGGTGTTTCACCAGAAGGCTGCTGACCTACATG GCTCTGTGGGGCAGCGGTGGGAGCAGGGCCGGAGCTTTGGCAGCCTGGCATTCGCACTGAGCCAGCTGGGGGACCACAAGGCCGCCAGAGACAACTACCTACATGCTCTGCAGGCTGCCCAGGACACTG GAGACATGAAGGGGCAGTGGCAGGCCTGCGAAGGTCTGGGGGCTGCTGCAGCCAGGCTGGGGCAGCACAATCAGGCCTTGAAGTACTATAAGGAGGCGCTGGCCCGTTGTCAG AAAGAGCCTGATTCTGTGCGAGAGCGTCTGGTGGCCAAGTTGGCGGATGCCATGAGGACCCATTTGGCCCGGGGTGGGCTGGACCTGACTCACACCCTG ACCTCAGCTCCAGAGAGGCCTCAGGCTACAGGTGAGGCCTACCCAATGGGGACTCCAGCCAGAGTGGGAAGGGGCCCGTCAGAAGCACAGCACAG CAATCTGAGCAACCTTCACCCAGATCAGGAGGCCTGGCATGTCCCCTGCCTCCTGCACGGCCTGACTGTAGACCTCAGAGAAAGGGAAAGTCCCATTGAATGGGGGGATATGCAGCTTAAGTCTATTCCCCATTGCTCTGCAGCCTGCCGGCAAAG GTCATTCAAACAGCCCAGGGGAACCCCCAGCAGGAACCCACAGAAGAGATCCACCACATCTGGCTTCTGCATGATCATGTAA